The genomic interval CGCTCTCGCGGGGACCGCCCGCCCGGAGGGCGATAACCGGCTTGCCGGCCGCCATCGCCTCAACCGGGGCGATCCCGAAGTCCTCAACACCCGGCACGAGATACGCGTGACAGCGGGCGAACAGGTCGACGAGCTCTGACCGGTCGACACGCCCCGTGAACCGGACGGTCGGGCCACCCCGCGCCTCGAGCCGCAGGCGTTCCGGGCCATCCCCCACGATGACCAGGTCGCGCCGAAGCCGGGTCGCGGCATCGACGGCGAGATCAAGCCGCCGGTACGCCAGCATTCGGGCGGCGACGAGGAGATAGCCGTCGTCGCGAGTGGAGAGCGGGATGGATCCGACGTCTACTGGGGGATGGATCACCTCGGCCTCGCGGCCCCACAGGCGGCGGATCCGATCCCGCACCGCGCCCGAGTTCGCGACGACGACGTCCGGGCGGCCCGCCGTGGCCACGTCCCAGCGCTGCAGGAGCGGCCTGATCGTCCGGGCCGCCAGCCGCGACGTCAATGACAAGCTGGACTTCTCAAGGTACGCGTCGAGGTCCCATGCATAGCGCATCGGGGTGTGCACGTAGGTCGCATGCAGGGCTCCCTTGCGCGTGCGCACCGCATGGGCGAACGCGATGGAACTGCTCACGACCAAGTCGAACGCCCTGAGGTCAAGCGCGGAGTACCACACCGGGTACAAGGGCAGGAACCCGCGGAAGTGGTCAGTCGGGCCCGTGAACCGCTGGATCGGCCAAGTTCGCACCCGCCGCGGGTCGATCTGGTGCCCGAATCGCCCGGCGTGGAAGAAGCTCGTGAACACCGATGCGTCCGGGAGGAGACCGGCGAACTCGACCGCACAGGCGTCCGCTCCACCGTCGGTGACGAAGAAATCGTGGACTACCGCCGCACGCGGAGACTCACGCCGCGCAGTCTGCATCTGAACTGATGGTATCTCGTAACGACTTGTCGAAACGCAGAGTCACTCCAGGACGCGATGCGAGTGATCGTGCCGCAGCTCGCGAAGCACCAAGCTTCTCGGCGATGGCTGGCGCACGCTACCCTTTGGCTCTATCTACTGCATTCTGCCTCTGACAACGGCTCGTCGACGACACTCACCTGGACCAGGAGCGCTATGTACAGTCCAGACCCGGCGCCTCGTCGTGGGCCCGTGGCACGGCGAGTCACGGCGGTGGTCCTGAACTGGAACGGCTGGCGGGACACGATCAAGTGTGTCGAGTCGCTACGGCACCTCGACGTGTCACCGAACGTCCTGGTGGTGGACAACGGTTCCACCGATGAGTCAGTGAACCAGATCCGCGCGGCTGCCCCATGGGTCCGTCTCGTTCTGCTCGCGACTAATCGCGGCTTCGGGGGTGGCATGAATGCGGGCATCGCATCGGCGTTGTGCGACGATCAGGACCTCGACTTCATCTGGCTCCTGAACAACGACACCCTCGTCGAACGACACAGCCTTGGGCGCATGATCGCCCTAGCGGAGTCCGACCCGAAGATCGGGATTGTGAGTAACCGACTAGTGGACACCGACGACTCAGGCCGGGTGCAGGCATTGGGCGGCGGGGGTCTCAACCGCTGGCTCGGGACGACCTCGACCTACATCACGCCCCAGGACAGGGCCTGCGACCACTTGATCGGGGCGAGCCTCCTCGTAAAGCCCTCTCTGCTGCGCAACATCGGCGGGTTTGACGAACGCTACTTCTTCTTCCTGGAAGACACCGAATTCAGCATGAGGGCGAGGCGATCGGGTTGGCGGCTGGCTGTCGCCAAAGATGCGACAGTCTTCCACACAAGGGGCGCGTCCATCGACCGCGGCTCACGCGTCCGTAGTCTCCGCTCTGACCTGAGTGCGGCGCGGAGCTCCGGCATCTTCGTGTCTGGCCTTGACTTGCCGTGGCGGCTCACCGCGGTCCCGCTGAGGATTGCGGGCATGCTCCTCAATCGGCTCGCCAGAGCCCAGGTCGACCGGCTGCTACCGGTTACCCAGGCCTACTTGGACGGACTGCGCATTGGGCGACGACCACCCGTCATTCCGCGCTTCGCTCTCGACGAAGAACAATCGACAATCCAGGCGATCGGGACGGAGACCGCAGATAGCGCTTCAGCACGGAGCTGCGCCGGGTGACGAAGTCTAGTCGCGTCGAGGACCCCGAGTTGGCGCACCGCGAGCGGGTGATCAGCTCCTTGGCCGCCATCGCGTTCGTGGCCTTGGTCGCGACGGCCGGATTTGCAGACTACCTCTCCTCGTGGCTACCGAGGATTGGTGGCTATCCGGCAGGAGCAATCCTGCGAGACGGGGTCGCTGCGGCGTTCATCGTCCTCGCAGTCCTCGTCCTGATTTGGCAGCCATTGGGCCGGCAGGGAGCCACTGCCACCGCCAGTCTTCCGGTTGTTGCTCGCTTCGCAATCGTCCCGTTCGCCCTTTTTGCCACATGGGTGCTCGTACTCGTGCCGATCAGCCCAGCCCTCGTGCCTGCCATCCTCGGCGCAAGGAACCTGTTGCTCTATGTCCTGGTCGGATTCGCCACTTACGCCCTGGTCTCGCGTCGCGCACTCAGGAGTGGTGTCGTCTTGGGAGTATTTACTGCTTTCGGGTTCATCGCGGCGAGCCTCGGCATCCTCGACACCCTCACCAATGGCGACCTCGTTGTCGCACTCGGGTATCGGCGCGACTACTCAGGAGTCACGGGGAGTGAGAACCGTTTGATTGCCGGGGCGTCGGCGCTGTTCGAAGGGTACGTCCGGGCATCCGGCGGGATCTCCAATGCCCTCGTGTTCGGCTACTTGATGGCCGCGATCGCCGTCTTTGGGACGTGGATGCTCGACCGAGCCGTGAGGCAATCCGGGTGGCGCAGCATCGGGGGCGCGGTCTATCTGGCACTCGCAATCCTTGCCACCATGGCCTGCATCGAGTCGCTCACGCGAGGGGCGATCGTGGCACTGGCTGTCGGCCAGCTCACACTCGTCGTTGTGCGGCGACGCAGACCGATTGCCGTCGGCGCCCTGACGGCAGTAGGGGTGGCGCTGCTCCTGACCTGGGCCACCCAGGGGGGACTGTCCAACAATCCATCGGGCGGGGCAGTACCAATTCAGGCTGCGCAAGGAAGCCAGACGCCCGCGTCGAGCCAGCCTGACGACTCTGACATCCTTGGCACACTCGGGACGCGGATCACGTCGGGTGACCCGTCATCGCAGGAATCCTCCAGCCTCCGACTCGACCAGTTCAGGAGAGGGCTCGAAAGCCTCAGGGCTCGACCGATGGGCAACGGCCTTGGAAGCGAGGGCAGCGCGTCCACACGTGCACCAACCCCAGGAGCGGACCTCACGCCGGACGTCTTCGTCATGATCGTCGCGCTCCAGACCGGGATCGTGGGGGCTGTGCTCTACGGCCTACTCTTGGCTGCGACCATATTCGGGGCAGTCCGGCGGTCGACCGAGGGCCGAGACCTTGTGCTGGCGATGGTCGGAATCTTCGGAATCGCGGCGGTGCTGAGCTCGTCCCCGGACGCTCCCGTCCTCGCGACGACAATCTGGATCCTCATCCTGGCCGTCAGCGCTAGCACGGTCTTCGAAGGTCACCGCGAGGGTGTGTCACCGGCGTCAACGGAAACGGACTTGATCGACGAGCCGGGGGCAGGACTGGCGACGACATAGAGCTGGCCTGCGAGCCAGTCGTCGGATCGCCCTCGGGTCGCTCGCTGCGCCAAACGACGACCGAACCCTAACCTCGCGAAAGACGGCGCACCCCACCGCTCCGGGACCCAACCTCCCTCGCGAAGGGCGAGTTCCATGTCCCTGCGGGTGAAGAACCGCAGATGGGTTATGTCGAAGATCCCTTGATCCTCGTAGGTGAACCCACGTCCAACTGCAATCCGGGCAAGGGCTGGGATGAAACGAATGTTGGGCATTGAGATCGCCAGATTCGAGCCCGCATGCACGACGCGACCCAGCTGACGAATGACGGTCCACGGATCGACGAGGTGCTCCAAAACGTCGGCACAGACGATGAGATCAAAGGACCCTTCCAACTCATCAATGGCGGTCTCAACCGGACCGCAGATCACTCGATCGAAGACCACCGCCGAAAGCGCCGCGCTGGCCGGATCGATCTCAATCCCGACGATCTCACTGGCCCCGTGATTCCGGTACCAGAATGCATTCGAGCCGGCGCCGCAACCGATGTCGAGCACACGCCCATGGTCGGCACCTACCCAGTTCAGGAAGTCAGAACGATCGCTAGCGTAGTAAGTGGCAGCTTTCGGGGTCAGCAATGCGAAGCCTGTCGACTAGGACGACCAACCCCTGCGGTAGTCGATCGCGTTCCCGCCTTCACGAGTAGAAGGTCTGGAACTCGCCACCGTCATGCGCAAGGTAGTCGCCCCACGGCGAGGCATCGCCCTGGTGGCGTTTGCGGAGGAGCAGGACGGTCGTGTGGCTCGCACCCGGACACGCATGAGCCAGCGGCGCCGCGAGCCGAGCTCGCAGCGGATAGAAGCCAACGCCCACGCGCTGCTCGAGCTCGTACGCACGACCATGCGTGACAAATCCCAGCAGTTCTGAACTCGTATATCCGCGCACGTGTGGGCCAAAGGTGCGGATCGAGGTTGGTTGGATCCCGGCCAACATGAGGAGTCGATTGTGGAGGCTGCCGAGGTTGGGGGTGGAGATCACCAGCCACCCGCCGTCACGTGTCACCCGGAGGATCTCGGACATAGGGAGCCAGATGTTCTTCAGGTGCTCAAACACCTGATTAGCGATCACGACATCGAATGCGCCGTCGTCCCAGGGGAAGCGGCTGGATTCAAGGTCCAGTTGCGCGACATCGATCCCACGGCGCTCGGCCTCTGCCGCAGGTTCCGGGAATATCTCCACTCCGGACGGTCGTGCACCGAGGAGGGCGGCCATGCGAACCGTCTCAGCACCGTCCCAGCACCCGACATCGAGCAGGCGCGCCTGAGATCCGACCTGCGCTTCGAGAGACTTCATAAGCGTCCGGATGGTGCGCCGAACCTCGTCTAGCACGTCATCACAGGATGCGCTCATGGCCCCTGACTATAGCACCGCAGGGAGGCGGGACTCGTGTCGTCGAATGGCGCACGACCGGTTCAGGGGACTACCTCAATCTCGCGAGCGCGCTTCGGACCGGGATCGCACCTGTCGCCGCCGCGACGAGGAGGAAGGCGACGATACCTGCCGGGACGGCGAGCAGCGAGTAGCGAATGGGCCACACAACAAGCGCCATGACGACCGTCGGGATCGCGGCTGTCCGCATGGCGGCTGGTAGCGCGGCGAAGGAGACGTCTCTCGTCCACCACACCAGCAGGCTCAGCACTGTGAGCTCAGACACGATCGTGGTCAGTGCAGCGCCAAGCATTCCGGCAATCGGAATGATAAGCAAATTCAGGCCCATGTTCACGAGCGCTCCGGCAGCAGCGGCTGCCAGATACCTCCTATCTCGGCCCCGCGCGAGCAGCAGGAAGGCAAATGCTGCGTTGCTGTAGACGGTGACGACGCTCCAGATGAGGATTTGAAAGGGCGCAACGGCGGGCAAGAACTCCGGCCCGAACACTAGGAGAATGATCGGCTCGGCGGTGAGGGCTCCTCCGACTGCCATTGGGAGTGCCCACAGGACGAGCTGACGACAAAGGCGGGTCACCGCGATGCCCGTTCCTGCGTCTCTCCTCGCCACGAGAAAGGACAGCTGCGGGATCGCCACCGTTCCGACGGCACCCGCTAGGGAAAGGACCGGCAAGATGACGCGATACGCGGCGGCGTAGTACGCAACCTCCTCGCCACTCCTGAAGATGCCCAGCAGGATCGTGTCGAAGCTGTAGTAGATGGTGATCGCGATACTCGCCGCTCCCAACGGCAGCCCACGAAGGATCGTTGCCGGAATGTGCAACCCAAGCGCAGAACGAGGACGAGGCCACCGGCCCGCTAGCAGGACGGAGGTCGCCGTGGTCGTCCATGCCGCGATCGTCAAGGCACCGGCGGCAGCCAACGCCTCGTCCCCGGGGTTCACGAGAATGAGCGCCGCCAGCAATTGCGATCCGGTCGTGACGACGTCGATGAACGCCGTCTGACCGAATCTTCGCTTGCCCTGGATTACCCAACGAGCATTCAGCGCGGCCGCCGGCAACCCGATGCCGAGTACGACAAGGACAGTCCGCAGTTCCATGCTCACGGGAACGAGCACGAGGCCAGCTGCAAGGACCAGTAGTGTCGCAACCAGTAGCGTGAGCCGCGCCGGGACGACGCGATCAACTACCTCGGACGACGGACTGCCTCGGGCAATCTCCCGCAATCCGAGCGTCGTCAAGCCAAGGTCCACGAAGATTAGCGGGTAGGCCATGACCGCGAGGGCCAGCTGTAGCGTGCCGAACCCGCCAGGACCGAGGCGTCTCGCGAGCACGGCGAGCAGGATCACGCCAAAGGCGAGTGATACCGCCCTCGCGAGCCCGATGACGAGGATGGAACGCGTCATGCTCCGAGCTCGGCCGTGGCATTGGACGTCGCTACCACGGACCGCGCAACGGAGGGCCTGTCCATCCAGGCCCGCGTGTTTGGCGCCCGGTTCACATCATCGACGTGCCCCCTAGCCCAGCCGAATCGGACCGGCGTCGAACATCGTCCGCCGATCACTGTCACTGGCGGCGCCCACCCCGATTCGGCGGCCGATCGACGCGCGCGACGGCCTCCATGAACCCCGCGCGCAGCGTCGATCGGGGAACGAAGATCGGCGCGGGATCGGGTCGGGCAACCGCGACGTCGATGGCAGCTGCGATCGATCGCACGTCGTAAGGGTCAAGGTAGGTGGCGAATCCCGCCGGGATCTCCGACGAGAAGCCCGTGCGACTCGCTGCCACCGGAAGGCCGACGGCCGCGGCCTCAACGGCCGGCAGGCCGTAACCCTCCTCGAGCGAGGGCTGGACAAGCGCCCGACTCGTGCCAAACAGCTGCTCGAGGTCGTGCTCTGGCAGGAAACCATGTACCTCGACGCCTGGGATCCCGCATTCCAGCAACCAGGCTTCCATGCGTCGGACCTCGTCCGGGCTACCCCCCACAAGGAGCATGCGCCCGCCTCGAGTGCAGAAATCCGTCGTCCCAAACGCCTGGCACAGACGCTCGAGGTTCTTGTGGACGCCGAACCTTCCGACATAGATGACGCGATCCGATCGAACCGGCTTCGCGCGCATCTCGCGGATCCTGGCGATCCGACCAGGGTCTACGGAGAGGCCGACGACGAGGACTCTGCCGCGAGACACCTTCAGGTCCCGAACGATGGCCTCCTTCGACTGGGCGGAAACGGTGACGATCGCCTGGCTCAGCCGAGAGACAATTGCGAAGAACGTCCACTTCGCAAGCCGGACAACGCGCCGAGCCTCGAAATGGAGTGGGATCGTGTCGTGGATTAGTGTGACCGAC from Armatimonadota bacterium carries:
- a CDS encoding glycosyltransferase: MQTARRESPRAAVVHDFFVTDGGADACAVEFAGLLPDASVFTSFFHAGRFGHQIDPRRVRTWPIQRFTGPTDHFRGFLPLYPVWYSALDLRAFDLVVSSSIAFAHAVRTRKGALHATYVHTPMRYAWDLDAYLEKSSLSLTSRLAARTIRPLLQRWDVATAGRPDVVVANSGAVRDRIRRLWGREAEVIHPPVDVGSIPLSTRDDGYLLVAARMLAYRRLDLAVDAATRLRRDLVIVGDGPERLRLEARGGPTVRFTGRVDRSELVDLFARCHAYLVPGVEDFGIAPVEAMAAGKPVIALRAGGPRESVLENVTGVFFERQTVDDLVDAIERLDDLTFQPTLIRAHAATFDTSVFLRRWRELFARHDVDPTLYAPEGLTT
- a CDS encoding glycosyltransferase family 2 protein — its product is MARRVTAVVLNWNGWRDTIKCVESLRHLDVSPNVLVVDNGSTDESVNQIRAAAPWVRLVLLATNRGFGGGMNAGIASALCDDQDLDFIWLLNNDTLVERHSLGRMIALAESDPKIGIVSNRLVDTDDSGRVQALGGGGLNRWLGTTSTYITPQDRACDHLIGASLLVKPSLLRNIGGFDERYFFFLEDTEFSMRARRSGWRLAVAKDATVFHTRGASIDRGSRVRSLRSDLSAARSSGIFVSGLDLPWRLTAVPLRIAGMLLNRLARAQVDRLLPVTQAYLDGLRIGRRPPVIPRFALDEEQSTIQAIGTETADSASARSCAG
- a CDS encoding O-antigen ligase family protein, which produces MTKSSRVEDPELAHRERVISSLAAIAFVALVATAGFADYLSSWLPRIGGYPAGAILRDGVAAAFIVLAVLVLIWQPLGRQGATATASLPVVARFAIVPFALFATWVLVLVPISPALVPAILGARNLLLYVLVGFATYALVSRRALRSGVVLGVFTAFGFIAASLGILDTLTNGDLVVALGYRRDYSGVTGSENRLIAGASALFEGYVRASGGISNALVFGYLMAAIAVFGTWMLDRAVRQSGWRSIGGAVYLALAILATMACIESLTRGAIVALAVGQLTLVVVRRRRPIAVGALTAVGVALLLTWATQGGLSNNPSGGAVPIQAAQGSQTPASSQPDDSDILGTLGTRITSGDPSSQESSSLRLDQFRRGLESLRARPMGNGLGSEGSASTRAPTPGADLTPDVFVMIVALQTGIVGAVLYGLLLAATIFGAVRRSTEGRDLVLAMVGIFGIAAVLSSSPDAPVLATTIWILILAVSASTVFEGHREGVSPASTETDLIDEPGAGLATT
- a CDS encoding class I SAM-dependent methyltransferase, which gives rise to MLTPKAATYYASDRSDFLNWVGADHGRVLDIGCGAGSNAFWYRNHGASEIVGIEIDPASAALSAVVFDRVICGPVETAIDELEGSFDLIVCADVLEHLVDPWTVIRQLGRVVHAGSNLAISMPNIRFIPALARIAVGRGFTYEDQGIFDITHLRFFTRRDMELALREGGWVPERWGAPSFARLGFGRRLAQRATRGRSDDWLAGQLYVVASPAPGSSIKSVSVDAGDTPSR
- a CDS encoding class I SAM-dependent methyltransferase is translated as MKSLEAQVGSQARLLDVGCWDGAETVRMAALLGARPSGVEIFPEPAAEAERRGIDVAQLDLESSRFPWDDGAFDVVIANQVFEHLKNIWLPMSEILRVTRDGGWLVISTPNLGSLHNRLLMLAGIQPTSIRTFGPHVRGYTSSELLGFVTHGRAYELEQRVGVGFYPLRARLAAPLAHACPGASHTTVLLLRKRHQGDASPWGDYLAHDGGEFQTFYS
- a CDS encoding flippase, producing the protein MTRSILVIGLARAVSLAFGVILLAVLARRLGPGGFGTLQLALAVMAYPLIFVDLGLTTLGLREIARGSPSSEVVDRVVPARLTLLVATLLVLAAGLVLVPVSMELRTVLVVLGIGLPAAALNARWVIQGKRRFGQTAFIDVVTTGSQLLAALILVNPGDEALAAAGALTIAAWTTTATSVLLAGRWPRPRSALGLHIPATILRGLPLGAASIAITIYYSFDTILLGIFRSGEEVAYYAAAYRVILPVLSLAGAVGTVAIPQLSFLVARRDAGTGIAVTRLCRQLVLWALPMAVGGALTAEPIILLVFGPEFLPAVAPFQILIWSVVTVYSNAAFAFLLLARGRDRRYLAAAAAGALVNMGLNLLIIPIAGMLGAALTTIVSELTVLSLLVWWTRDVSFAALPAAMRTAAIPTVVMALVVWPIRYSLLAVPAGIVAFLLVAAATGAIPVRSALARLR
- a CDS encoding glycosyltransferase, yielding MRDDPPSSGKWTLWGDPAELAPFVFAGATIAAWHGHPARRAGQADLFRVPRANVIVYLHQMRPLLPGRSVTLIHDTIPLHFEARRVVRLAKWTFFAIVSRLSQAIVTVSAQSKEAIVRDLKVSRGRVLVVGLSVDPGRIARIREMRAKPVRSDRVIYVGRFGVHKNLERLCQAFGTTDFCTRGGRMLLVGGSPDEVRRMEAWLLECGIPGVEVHGFLPEHDLEQLFGTSRALVQPSLEEGYGLPAVEAAAVGLPVAASRTGFSSEIPAGFATYLDPYDVRSIAAAIDVAVARPDPAPIFVPRSTLRAGFMEAVARVDRPPNRGGRRQ